Proteins from one Mycobacterium sp. EPa45 genomic window:
- a CDS encoding tyrosine-type recombinase/integrase: protein MAERRQLPPQIKRVELTQRDGGRAVVRYQLTVDVGLVDGKRKQLRKRFPTEKEARAALDAVRGEVSRGTYVHPTKVTLGEACEDWLAAKHGLKPSTLHGHRVNLAAAIAELGDIEVQKLTKRDIDDLVTTLRAGGLPSPTGKVRKPWSPRSINYMLGLLTAVLKDQMRQGQVVRNVAELVDRIPADPKPPETFTSAELQQVLDHIDGDRYAIAWQLALTGLRRGEVAGLRWGDVDLDARTLQIATTRLRFGKNLIEDTPKSRAGRRTLPIPDHLAATLRSARAIQATDRLALGEEYQPSGFVVVNELGEALSPHALTSRWARMLKAAGVRHIRFHDARHTCGTLMHLQDVPIALISAWLGHASKAFTMATYVHSQPEALSAAAQSFAKVVGDKNS, encoded by the coding sequence ATGGCCGAGCGACGGCAGTTGCCACCGCAAATCAAGCGCGTGGAGCTTACGCAGCGTGACGGCGGCCGAGCCGTCGTGCGATACCAGTTGACCGTTGACGTCGGGTTGGTCGACGGGAAGCGCAAACAGCTGCGCAAGCGCTTCCCCACCGAGAAAGAGGCGCGAGCGGCCCTGGACGCAGTGCGCGGTGAGGTCTCCCGAGGGACCTACGTTCATCCCACCAAGGTCACGCTGGGTGAGGCGTGCGAGGATTGGCTGGCCGCCAAGCATGGGCTCAAGCCGTCGACGCTTCACGGGCATCGCGTCAACCTTGCAGCAGCTATCGCTGAACTGGGCGATATCGAAGTACAGAAGCTAACTAAGCGAGACATCGACGATCTCGTCACTACGCTGCGCGCGGGCGGCCTGCCCTCGCCTACTGGAAAGGTCCGCAAGCCTTGGTCGCCGCGATCGATCAATTACATGCTGGGACTGCTCACCGCCGTGTTGAAGGACCAGATGCGCCAGGGCCAAGTCGTGCGCAACGTGGCAGAACTCGTTGACCGCATTCCCGCCGACCCCAAGCCGCCGGAAACTTTCACGTCGGCCGAACTGCAACAAGTACTCGACCACATCGACGGTGACAGGTATGCGATCGCGTGGCAGCTGGCACTTACCGGACTCCGCCGCGGTGAGGTGGCCGGCTTGCGTTGGGGTGACGTCGATTTGGATGCTCGGACTTTGCAGATCGCGACGACGCGATTGCGCTTCGGCAAGAACCTCATCGAGGACACGCCGAAGTCGCGCGCTGGGCGACGCACCTTACCCATCCCTGACCATTTGGCAGCGACCCTGCGGTCGGCTCGCGCGATCCAGGCGACGGACCGCCTCGCCCTCGGCGAGGAGTACCAACCGAGCGGCTTCGTAGTCGTCAACGAACTCGGCGAGGCGCTGAGTCCGCATGCGCTCACGTCGCGATGGGCCCGAATGCTGAAGGCCGCCGGCGTCAGGCATATCCGCTTCCACGATGCGCGCCATACCTGCGGGACGTTGATGCACCTCCAGGACGTCCCCATAGCGCTGATCTCTGCGTGGCTGGGTCACGCTTCAAAGGCGTTCACGATGGCAACGTACGTGCATTCGCAACCTGAGGCACTGAGCGCGGCGGCACAGAGCTTCGCGAAGGTCGTCGGAGATAAAAATAGTTGA
- a CDS encoding helix-turn-helix domain-containing protein, with product MTDSLWPDGTAPGTRRLLTVLEAADALRISRSSVYRLFDAGQLAWVQIGSSRRVAWKEIERFISAHTEEAAS from the coding sequence ATGACCGACTCACTGTGGCCTGACGGCACCGCTCCTGGCACCCGCCGGCTGCTTACCGTGCTTGAGGCAGCCGATGCGCTGAGAATCTCGCGCTCGTCCGTCTATCGCCTCTTCGATGCGGGCCAACTTGCCTGGGTCCAGATCGGCTCTTCCCGGCGGGTGGCGTGGAAAGAGATCGAACGATTCATCTCCGCGCACACCGAAGAAGCGGCATCGTGA
- the mobF gene encoding MobF family relaxase, which translates to MLTISKLKRWSINYYIDTAATASRASADLRRANGGLGEYYSEHETRTPVWACAGDAHTAARLVGLSDVQRAGGEADAAVVARWLNEGVAPNGARGRALGARSVHGFDLTFAAPKSVSLVRALKGGDVAQKAFAAAHTAALGEAMEYLADHAGYTRVHNPVTGEKDLVRLPGLVAVAYQHETSRCGDPHLHTHVIVPNRQARADGRLVSLDGTSLYHEARAAGVIYQATLRRELHQSLGILWAPVDPATGMAEIAGISRGDIQAWSRRSSQLRDWAAHNLVSVDGAPSAAQLAAAQKATRPAKPEELAWSQLQQQWRADARGLGLDRAALEEARAARRAAAPAALNHSRLAEAAEKIDKAVFTRADLVEIVAAQLPVDGEQSPRAAVEAAVDALGMRLTAPRAAHQREGHERFTLARILAEEAAILNLVDARDDRAVLWALDDRDPATAALSEDQRRAVTNIAQSPWLVQALSAPAGAGKTTSLRSLRAAAQRCYSHVLVLAPTGQAVDVAMREGAGHEGHTLARALHLLDQDQLRLRPNTLVVVDEAGMVGTDDLRKLLTATTAARVKTILVGDAHQLAPVKARGGMFAQLCTDLPWTQHLSEVWRMTDPQEREASLALRDGDANDVRPAVDWYRQHDRLHSGDAITMASDALKAYTAHTALGRDALLVCDTTEMVDVLNMRIHRERIHTEAPTVTVARGQQVAVGDVIISRRNDPTISFHHSTPNAESLPSVRNGNRWRVAGIDAKRNLLGAERLDDGARALFDQNYFREHVNLGYAVTAHSAQGVTADTSVAVLSETTTRRLLYVAMTRGRHANHAYIYERSTEASEFSHGQPSDTHVAQRGNSHEATALLRLILANDEPAVTAHDYATSTSEEGLPDRVRSLLSIRTAATQHRRETYQAWKTERQEHARHTEEAQQRHIDRSQHQSNDHGLEL; encoded by the coding sequence GTGTTAACAATCTCGAAGCTCAAGCGGTGGTCGATCAACTACTACATCGACACCGCCGCAACAGCTTCGCGTGCGAGCGCTGATTTGCGGCGCGCGAATGGTGGACTAGGCGAGTATTACTCCGAGCATGAGACCCGAACTCCGGTGTGGGCGTGCGCGGGCGACGCGCACACGGCTGCACGGTTGGTGGGCTTGAGTGATGTTCAGCGCGCGGGCGGCGAAGCGGACGCGGCGGTGGTGGCGCGTTGGCTGAACGAAGGAGTCGCACCGAACGGTGCGCGGGGGCGCGCGTTAGGGGCTCGCAGTGTGCATGGTTTCGATTTGACGTTCGCCGCCCCGAAGAGTGTGTCGTTGGTGCGGGCGCTCAAGGGTGGTGATGTGGCGCAGAAGGCGTTCGCCGCAGCGCACACTGCCGCGCTGGGGGAGGCGATGGAGTATCTGGCCGATCATGCCGGCTACACCCGCGTCCATAACCCGGTGACGGGGGAGAAGGATCTGGTGCGCCTGCCGGGGTTGGTGGCGGTGGCGTATCAGCATGAGACGTCGCGGTGCGGGGATCCGCATCTGCATACCCATGTGATCGTGCCGAACCGACAGGCTCGCGCCGACGGGCGATTGGTGTCGCTTGATGGGACGTCGCTGTATCACGAGGCCCGCGCCGCCGGGGTGATCTATCAGGCCACCCTGCGGCGTGAACTGCACCAGTCGCTGGGCATCTTGTGGGCTCCGGTTGATCCCGCGACCGGCATGGCGGAGATCGCCGGAATCAGTCGCGGCGACATCCAGGCGTGGTCACGTCGCTCCTCGCAATTGCGGGACTGGGCCGCCCACAACCTCGTATCAGTGGATGGCGCGCCCAGCGCGGCGCAGCTTGCGGCGGCGCAGAAAGCGACGCGCCCGGCCAAACCCGAGGAGTTGGCCTGGAGCCAGTTACAGCAGCAGTGGCGCGCCGATGCTCGGGGTTTGGGGCTGGACCGCGCCGCACTTGAGGAGGCGCGGGCGGCGCGCCGCGCTGCCGCGCCTGCCGCGTTAAATCACTCGCGCCTGGCTGAGGCGGCGGAGAAAATCGACAAGGCGGTGTTCACGCGCGCGGATTTGGTCGAGATCGTCGCCGCGCAACTCCCCGTCGACGGGGAGCAGTCACCGCGCGCCGCGGTGGAGGCCGCGGTCGACGCGCTTGGGATGCGGTTGACCGCGCCACGCGCCGCGCACCAGCGCGAAGGACACGAGCGGTTCACGCTGGCGCGGATCCTGGCCGAAGAAGCCGCGATACTCAATCTGGTCGACGCGCGCGATGACCGCGCCGTGCTGTGGGCGCTCGACGACCGCGACCCGGCCACGGCCGCGCTGTCGGAAGATCAACGCCGCGCGGTGACCAACATCGCCCAGTCACCCTGGCTGGTGCAGGCGCTGTCCGCCCCGGCCGGCGCCGGCAAGACCACCTCATTACGCTCGCTACGCGCGGCCGCCCAACGCTGCTACTCCCATGTATTGGTGCTGGCGCCGACCGGTCAGGCGGTCGACGTCGCCATGCGGGAAGGCGCTGGCCACGAGGGCCACACCCTCGCCCGGGCCCTACACCTGCTGGACCAAGACCAGCTGCGGCTGCGGCCCAACACCCTAGTCGTGGTGGATGAAGCCGGGATGGTCGGCACCGACGACCTGCGCAAGCTGCTGACCGCGACCACCGCCGCACGGGTCAAAACCATTCTGGTCGGCGACGCCCACCAACTGGCCCCGGTCAAAGCCCGCGGCGGTATGTTCGCCCAACTCTGCACCGACCTGCCCTGGACCCAGCACTTATCCGAAGTGTGGCGCATGACCGACCCGCAAGAACGCGAGGCATCGCTCGCGCTGCGCGACGGTGACGCGAACGACGTTCGCCCGGCGGTGGACTGGTATCGCCAACACGATCGGCTGCACAGCGGTGATGCCATCACCATGGCCAGTGATGCGCTCAAGGCATACACCGCCCACACAGCGCTAGGGCGAGATGCACTGCTGGTGTGTGACACCACCGAAATGGTCGACGTCCTCAACATGCGAATCCACCGGGAGCGCATCCACACTGAGGCGCCCACAGTCACGGTGGCCAGAGGGCAGCAGGTGGCGGTCGGCGATGTGATCATCAGTCGCCGCAACGACCCCACCATCTCCTTCCACCACTCAACTCCGAATGCGGAATCGCTCCCGTCGGTGCGCAACGGAAACCGATGGCGAGTCGCCGGGATCGACGCCAAGCGCAATCTCCTGGGCGCCGAACGGCTCGACGACGGAGCCCGTGCCCTCTTCGACCAGAACTACTTCCGCGAGCACGTCAACCTTGGCTACGCCGTTACCGCGCATTCCGCGCAAGGAGTCACCGCGGATACCAGCGTCGCCGTCCTCAGTGAGACCACCACTCGCAGACTGCTCTACGTCGCCATGACCCGCGGACGCCACGCCAACCACGCCTACATCTACGAACGCAGCACCGAAGCAAGCGAATTCAGCCACGGCCAACCCTCGGACACCCACGTCGCTCAACGGGGCAACAGCCACGAAGCGACCGCCCTGCTGCGTCTGATCCTCGCCAACGACGAACCCGCAGTCACCGCCCATGACTACGCCACATCCACTTCCGAGGAAGGATTACCAGACCGCGTCCGCTCTCTGCTCTCCATCCGCACCGCCGCCACTCAACACCGACGAGAGACATACCAAGCCTGGAAAACCGAACGGCAAGAACACGCGCGCCACACTGAAGAAGCCCAGCAACGACACATCGACAGAAGCCAACACCAAAGCAACGACCACGGGCTTGAACTCTGA